One genomic segment of Thermodesulfobacteriota bacterium includes these proteins:
- a CDS encoding nucleoside transporter C-terminal domain-containing protein → MTLQSIAGFMAFTALAWLISERRSKVSLKVVCIGIVMQLVVGVVLLKLPLFRDFFLFLNRLVLALEESTAAGTSMVFGYLGGATLPFDEKFPGAGFILAFRALPLILLMSALSALLFYWKILPLVVKGFSWCLQKTMSLGGAEGLGVSANIFVGMVESPLFIRPYLQFMTRSELFTLMTTGMATIAGTVMVLYASILGDNIPGVMGHILTASIISVPAAVTISKIMIPETEKLTSGEMISPEKASSSMDAITKGTIQGVQLLINIIAMLVVLVALVHLVNLILGLFPQIGGKSLTLQRILGILMAPVVWLMGVPWQEAATAGSLMGTKTILNEFIAYLDMSRLAEGALSPHSKIIMTYAMCGFANPGSLGIMIGGMGTMAPERRDEIVALGFKSIIAGTLATCMTGAVVGIIGG, encoded by the coding sequence ATGACACTTCAAAGCATCGCAGGATTTATGGCTTTTACTGCTTTGGCTTGGCTTATAAGTGAACGCCGCAGTAAAGTCAGTTTAAAAGTTGTATGTATCGGTATTGTCATGCAGCTTGTGGTGGGAGTTGTGCTGTTAAAACTTCCTCTATTCAGGGATTTTTTTCTGTTTCTAAACCGTCTGGTTCTTGCCCTTGAGGAGTCAACTGCGGCAGGAACATCCATGGTTTTCGGTTACCTTGGCGGGGCGACGCTGCCTTTTGACGAAAAATTTCCCGGGGCCGGCTTTATACTGGCATTTAGAGCTTTGCCACTTATTTTATTAATGAGTGCTTTGTCCGCTCTTTTATTTTACTGGAAAATCCTTCCCCTAGTGGTAAAGGGCTTTTCATGGTGTCTGCAAAAAACAATGAGCCTGGGAGGAGCGGAGGGACTGGGTGTTTCAGCAAATATATTTGTGGGAATGGTGGAATCGCCCCTTTTCATACGTCCATATCTCCAATTTATGACCAGAAGCGAGCTTTTCACCCTGATGACGACCGGAATGGCAACCATCGCCGGAACGGTCATGGTTCTGTATGCCAGTATCCTGGGAGACAATATCCCGGGTGTCATGGGTCACATTCTGACCGCCTCAATAATAAGCGTTCCTGCGGCTGTGACCATTTCTAAAATCATGATTCCCGAAACAGAAAAATTGACCTCCGGCGAGATGATTTCCCCAGAAAAGGCATCAAGTTCCATGGATGCCATCACCAAGGGAACCATTCAGGGGGTGCAGCTCCTGATCAATATTATCGCTATGCTGGTGGTACTTGTCGCCCTGGTGCATCTTGTCAATCTGATACTTGGTCTTTTTCCTCAAATAGGAGGAAAATCCCTAACCCTCCAAAGAATTCTGGGGATACTGATGGCTCCGGTCGTCTGGCTTATGGGTGTTCCCTGGCAGGAGGCTGCAACGGCCGGTTCACTAATGGGAACCAAAACCATTCTCAATGAATTCATTGCTTATCTCGACATGAGTCGTCTTGCTGAAGGGGCATTAAGTCCACATAGTAAAATTATCATGACCTACGCCATGTGTGGTTTTGCCAATCCCGGAAGCCTTGGCATCATGATCGGAGGTATGGGAACCATGGCACCGGAAAGACGGGATGAAATCGTTGCCCTTGGTTTTAAATCCATTATTGCCGGAACTCTTGCCACCTGCATGACGGGCGCAGTGGTGGGGATTATCGGTGGATAA
- a CDS encoding alpha/beta fold hydrolase, with the protein MEIATLRKKLIAACGLTVEPKTVKAGNINTFYLSAGEGEPLVLLHGAGGGAVLWGPVINLLSKHFHVIAPDIVGYGESDKPDAPYDKNFFSTWFCRFCDSLNMEKINLLGNSQGGAISIRFAYENPARVNKLILVGSAGLARWGISPAAVFNMVAANIFPTRRTVQKIVKYLVYKTDYFPYHEGIDYLVEVIRSSGGKFPFLNGKGRTVAPFSSAELRQITNPTLIIWGAKDRILPLSHGKKGYEKLPDAQLRIIHDAGHTPFIDAPEEFNSIVLHFITTRYQAGKKD; encoded by the coding sequence GTGGAAATAGCAACTTTAAGAAAAAAACTGATTGCAGCTTGCGGTTTAACGGTAGAACCAAAAACAGTGAAAGCCGGCAACATTAACACCTTTTATCTTTCAGCCGGAGAAGGTGAACCGCTTGTTTTGCTTCACGGTGCAGGTGGGGGTGCGGTCTTATGGGGGCCGGTTATTAATTTGCTTTCCAAACATTTTCATGTGATTGCCCCTGATATTGTCGGTTACGGTGAGTCCGATAAGCCGGACGCACCGTACGACAAAAACTTTTTTTCCACCTGGTTTTGCCGTTTTTGCGATTCGTTAAATATGGAAAAAATAAACCTGCTGGGAAATTCTCAGGGAGGTGCTATTTCAATTCGATTTGCTTATGAAAATCCTGCCAGGGTTAATAAACTGATACTGGTTGGCAGCGCAGGGTTGGCAAGATGGGGTATCTCCCCTGCTGCAGTGTTCAACATGGTAGCTGCCAATATATTTCCCACCAGACGAACCGTTCAAAAGATAGTTAAATATCTGGTGTATAAAACAGATTACTTTCCTTACCATGAGGGGATTGACTATCTTGTTGAGGTTATTCGGTCTTCGGGGGGAAAATTTCCCTTTCTAAACGGCAAAGGAAGAACGGTTGCGCCATTTTCTTCAGCTGAACTTCGCCAAATTACAAACCCTACCCTGATCATATGGGGAGCGAAAGATCGAATTTTACCCCTGAGTCATGGCAAAAAAGGATATGAAAAATTACCCGATGCCCAGCTGAGAATCATTCATGATGCCGGCCATACGCCTTTTATCGACGCTCCTGAAGAATTCAATAGTATTGTCCTTCATTTTATAACCACCCGCTACCAAGCCGGCAAAAAAGACTAA
- a CDS encoding chemotaxis protein CheX — protein MSGMDTVDIKTTLSDSVIDVFDTMLSLEVKISETGTENLVGNRFMGMVKFAGEMVGIVAIQVSHDFARLMTGSMQGIGPEEVEGDEEIKDLLAELSNIIGGKLKSTYTDIGLYCKLTTPSITTGSDFTMQSLNMDQYERLVFLSQGHPIIVEGVVKQGKADSDLKTSAGKTKRPPIDPKKFKAINVKDKITGSVTDIFKTMLSMDVKRAETVSKESVEGIRNVGSVNFAGDITGIINFQVSDEFARLMTASMLGMEITELEGQEEINDFIAEISNIIGGNLKGSYRDIGIICELSTPSITKGNDFKIESLNMTTYERFAFKSNEHDIFVEVGIKTSDILRPELRPEKDIHYSVDEGDTPKDKEPKSPEAVDGKAAETAEPKKALSVDAESTGAVDQSAASSNIVSQGPADKSDDMKTASVAIKNEVGKTTERSESKAAGNDENSANENGQAKKTDGIVNLDVILDIPLEITVELGRTKIPIHELLEIGPGSAVSLSTLEGESVDILANNTLIAKGIVLVKNEKYGIRITKITRSMDRIKGLL, from the coding sequence ATGAGCGGAATGGATACGGTTGATATTAAAACGACTCTCAGCGATTCGGTAATCGATGTATTTGATACCATGCTTTCCCTGGAAGTTAAGATCTCAGAGACCGGTACAGAAAATTTAGTCGGCAATCGCTTTATGGGGATGGTTAAATTCGCCGGTGAAATGGTTGGAATCGTGGCCATCCAGGTGAGCCATGATTTTGCCCGCCTCATGACCGGATCCATGCAAGGAATAGGGCCTGAGGAAGTTGAAGGTGATGAGGAAATCAAAGATTTACTTGCAGAACTGAGTAATATTATAGGGGGCAAGCTGAAGTCAACTTATACGGATATTGGTTTATACTGCAAGCTTACTACGCCTTCCATTACTACAGGAAGCGATTTCACCATGCAGTCTTTGAATATGGACCAATATGAAAGGCTGGTTTTTCTCAGCCAGGGGCATCCGATTATCGTTGAAGGGGTGGTCAAACAGGGCAAAGCCGATTCCGACTTAAAAACATCTGCGGGAAAAACAAAACGCCCACCCATAGATCCGAAAAAATTTAAAGCCATCAATGTTAAAGACAAAATTACCGGTTCGGTAACGGATATTTTTAAAACCATGCTTTCCATGGATGTTAAACGAGCGGAAACAGTGTCTAAAGAAAGTGTTGAAGGGATTCGCAATGTGGGTTCAGTGAATTTTGCCGGAGATATAACGGGAATTATCAACTTTCAGGTCAGTGACGAGTTCGCCCGTTTGATGACTGCGTCCATGTTGGGTATGGAAATTACAGAACTTGAAGGACAGGAGGAAATTAACGATTTTATTGCTGAGATCAGTAATATTATAGGGGGGAACCTGAAGGGATCTTACCGGGATATCGGCATAATCTGTGAACTCTCAACCCCTTCAATTACAAAAGGAAACGATTTTAAAATTGAGTCTCTTAATATGACCACCTACGAGAGGTTTGCTTTCAAATCGAATGAGCATGACATTTTTGTGGAAGTCGGTATAAAAACTTCCGATATACTTCGGCCGGAACTCCGACCTGAAAAAGATATCCATTATTCTGTCGATGAAGGAGATACCCCAAAGGATAAGGAGCCAAAATCACCTGAAGCTGTGGATGGCAAGGCCGCTGAAACAGCGGAGCCGAAAAAAGCTCTAAGTGTCGATGCAGAATCCACCGGAGCTGTTGATCAATCAGCTGCCTCATCCAATATTGTCTCCCAGGGGCCGGCTGACAAATCTGATGATATGAAAACCGCAAGTGTTGCCATTAAAAATGAAGTCGGCAAAACCACAGAGCGCTCAGAATCCAAAGCTGCGGGTAATGATGAAAACAGTGCAAACGAAAACGGGCAGGCAAAGAAAACGGACGGGATTGTTAATCTGGACGTCATTCTTGATATTCCTTTGGAAATAACTGTGGAGTTGGGCCGTACCAAGATACCCATACATGAGTTACTGGAAATCGGTCCTGGTTCTGCTGTTTCCCTGTCCACTCTTGAAGGTGAATCGGTTGATATACTGGCAAACAATACTTTAATTGCCAAGGGGATCGTACTGGTTAAAAACGAAAAATATGGGATTCGCATCACAAAAATTACCAGAAGCATGGATCGAATCAAGGGCCTGCTATAG
- a CDS encoding PilZ domain-containing protein, whose amino-acid sequence MMKKDVVYSIRMSLLVRESLKRAAQKERRTVASLLDKIILDYLEDERYLQLSETGADRRGFQDRRAFKRNKVALPATLAIEVGGKTETFACVILDIAMGGVLVSFPISSKININTAEDLPHFELSFHLSQIEDKLHFKCDTLRINKKEGEIQIGAVIREPDEETLKQLKIYLV is encoded by the coding sequence ATGATGAAAAAAGATGTCGTTTACAGCATAAGGATGAGCCTCCTGGTTCGTGAATCCCTCAAGCGAGCGGCTCAGAAAGAGCGGCGAACGGTGGCCTCTCTCCTCGACAAAATCATCCTTGATTATCTGGAAGATGAGCGATATCTTCAGCTATCGGAAACCGGAGCTGATCGGCGTGGATTTCAGGACCGACGTGCGTTTAAGCGAAACAAGGTTGCCCTTCCCGCCACATTGGCCATTGAGGTCGGAGGAAAAACAGAGACCTTTGCATGCGTCATTCTCGATATTGCCATGGGGGGCGTATTGGTTAGTTTTCCCATAAGTTCCAAGATAAACATAAACACGGCTGAAGATCTTCCCCATTTTGAACTTTCATTTCATCTTTCTCAAATCGAAGACAAACTTCACTTTAAATGTGACACCTTGCGTATAAATAAAAAAGAGGGAGAAATTCAGATAGGCGCTGTAATAAGAGAACCTGACGAAGAAACCTTAAAGCAGTTAAAAATTTACCTTGTTTAA
- a CDS encoding carboxypeptidase-like regulatory domain-containing protein has translation MKYRTNLLLLLFVLVLLAACSAKIYGKVELVNAKMEPLEGEHPKGTVINMINTTAKMEKASHSVVVNEDGEFESEKEAIVPGTYKVEATRIGFDTETRTVEMKGSTREKIKFQLKKIPEGKRRTIEGASSDADKIINPGEVNIRPPGM, from the coding sequence ATGAAATATAGGACAAATCTATTATTATTGCTATTTGTTTTAGTATTACTGGCGGCCTGCTCGGCAAAAATTTACGGCAAGGTTGAGCTGGTGAATGCCAAAATGGAGCCTTTAGAAGGTGAACACCCAAAAGGTACGGTAATAAATATGATTAATACCACTGCCAAGATGGAAAAAGCCTCTCATTCCGTGGTGGTAAATGAAGATGGGGAGTTTGAATCTGAAAAGGAAGCCATTGTTCCCGGGACTTATAAAGTTGAAGCCACCAGGATTGGGTTTGACACTGAAACGCGGACTGTAGAAATGAAAGGCAGTACGCGTGAAAAAATTAAGTTTCAGTTAAAAAAGATCCCGGAAGGCAAGCGCAGAACCATTGAGGGCGCTTCTTCTGATGCGGATAAAATTATTAATCCCGGCGAGGTGAATATCCGACCCCCCGGAATGTAA
- a CDS encoding PEGA domain-containing protein: MVKQIIRLVIILLSFFLLFACDMGKKAEFELQVNVTLDGKFASDAKVLLDGDELGMTDNSGYFSKKMKKQPGSEVQVSVHKEARGYNIEPWKDSFVLKLPKDGVVDIYKFKAALKSVKYFTIFVSEDGSPIESASIRIDGKSGAKTDGNGEYVYNYQSLPEKGVDLKISKNGFTSWHRKVKAMPGQILEVALLKKEEVKQPVVVVKPVKKAPVQVAPVAKATPAKAPAKTIPKAKPKPTKSKRIKSKVSVVTRTYSYGILKPVSGVIVHVNGKQIGKTNAKGAITFNYRGRIDKEAKLTLSAPGYIPAKWETSIAAKGKQRIHRMFYPEKPKPIKVGLYGYVNNSPEEDMSEVLNRIEEAISNNMFIYSSFSEVPKATLRDMMTRATLDMETVSTKGWQKTRLIRTVDMIISGSVTRDDSGTTIETTVNTADGSIILSQINKVRMKKNIKNTAKLIVKNIIDQFPFEGVIDAIEEDRYRLNLGKLDFKIRRGNEFSYMVATLNRSGKFTGFREAGALKVNETEDANSWVKIIAVNEGDQLQIGDRVVRRRYLEEEKAASKDSFTLLAKGGLEPGAPPLWGVNVYINNTWVGTTRSNGKVVVPVRLFEEHDILLSRHGYKPVKETFSVEKNKEVKEFALDVSNALFKVDSVPSGAVVFIDGVEIGTTPILDGTPVNFGFRKVKLSVGGEYRDWEKIMEFNKPEMDYLNDNKIVFLKDYMKIGKMAEQSGNIDAAILAYKNTERQSPDYSRAHCRLAQLYMDEKKDYDQSIREFENVLSLPENRQIIYKQFAVTYTNLGHAYYEKGNQLVQKDRRAAAGNFAKAIEKLRVAKQNIRFFPNLQFDEAVHDTYYYRAISFHKLYLITKKSSLLPKADRAWKEYFDFFPKNLEGKSAFMRIRSSAEKHRRQIKDLI, encoded by the coding sequence ATGGTAAAGCAAATAATAAGATTAGTCATTATTCTGCTGTCGTTTTTTCTGCTTTTTGCCTGTGATATGGGGAAAAAGGCTGAATTCGAGTTGCAGGTGAATGTGACTTTGGATGGCAAGTTCGCCTCCGATGCGAAGGTTTTACTAGACGGCGACGAACTGGGAATGACAGACAATAGCGGGTATTTTTCAAAAAAGATGAAGAAACAACCCGGTTCAGAGGTTCAGGTGTCTGTTCATAAGGAAGCCCGGGGTTATAATATCGAGCCTTGGAAAGATTCTTTTGTGTTGAAACTGCCTAAGGATGGCGTCGTTGATATTTACAAGTTCAAGGCAGCGCTGAAATCTGTCAAATATTTTACCATATTTGTATCGGAAGACGGTTCTCCCATTGAGAGCGCGTCCATTCGTATAGACGGAAAATCAGGTGCAAAAACGGATGGAAACGGTGAGTATGTGTATAATTATCAGAGCCTGCCTGAAAAAGGCGTTGACCTGAAAATCAGCAAAAATGGATTTACTTCCTGGCACAGAAAGGTAAAGGCAATGCCTGGCCAAATCCTGGAGGTTGCTCTGTTAAAAAAGGAAGAAGTGAAACAACCGGTGGTGGTGGTGAAACCGGTTAAAAAGGCTCCGGTCCAAGTTGCACCGGTAGCAAAAGCAACCCCGGCAAAGGCGCCCGCCAAAACCATACCAAAGGCAAAGCCCAAACCGACAAAATCAAAAAGAATAAAATCAAAGGTGTCTGTGGTCACCCGCACATATTCCTATGGTATTTTAAAACCTGTTTCCGGTGTAATCGTACACGTTAATGGAAAGCAAATAGGAAAGACCAATGCCAAAGGCGCAATAACCTTTAATTATAGAGGCAGAATTGACAAAGAGGCTAAACTAACGCTCTCCGCGCCCGGCTATATACCTGCTAAGTGGGAAACATCGATTGCGGCAAAAGGCAAGCAAAGGATACACCGTATGTTCTATCCTGAAAAGCCAAAACCAATCAAGGTGGGTCTCTACGGGTATGTGAATAATTCACCGGAAGAAGATATGTCGGAAGTTTTAAACAGAATCGAAGAAGCCATAAGCAACAACATGTTTATATATTCAAGTTTCAGCGAGGTGCCGAAGGCCACGCTTAGAGACATGATGACACGGGCCACCCTTGATATGGAAACAGTTTCCACAAAGGGCTGGCAAAAGACCAGGCTGATTCGAACAGTCGATATGATCATCTCGGGAAGTGTAACCAGGGACGATTCCGGAACGACCATTGAAACCACGGTGAACACCGCCGATGGCAGTATCATCTTAAGTCAAATAAATAAAGTTAGAATGAAAAAGAATATTAAAAATACGGCAAAGCTGATCGTTAAAAATATTATAGACCAGTTTCCCTTTGAAGGAGTCATCGATGCCATTGAAGAAGATCGTTACCGCTTAAATCTCGGTAAACTCGACTTTAAAATCAGGCGGGGCAACGAGTTTAGTTATATGGTGGCCACTTTGAACCGTTCAGGTAAATTTACCGGTTTTCGTGAAGCAGGTGCGCTCAAGGTGAACGAGACTGAAGATGCAAATTCATGGGTCAAAATAATTGCTGTTAATGAAGGTGACCAATTACAGATCGGAGACAGGGTCGTCCGCCGCAGATATCTTGAAGAGGAAAAAGCAGCTTCAAAGGATTCCTTTACGTTACTGGCAAAAGGGGGACTGGAGCCTGGTGCGCCACCACTGTGGGGAGTGAATGTATATATTAATAATACCTGGGTGGGAACCACCCGTTCTAACGGTAAGGTGGTTGTGCCTGTTCGTCTTTTTGAGGAGCATGATATCCTGTTGTCCCGTCACGGCTATAAACCGGTTAAGGAAACCTTTAGCGTAGAAAAAAACAAAGAGGTCAAAGAATTTGCCCTTGATGTCAGCAACGCTTTATTCAAGGTCGATTCCGTTCCATCCGGAGCAGTTGTTTTTATTGATGGTGTCGAAATAGGCACCACACCGATACTGGACGGCACGCCGGTTAATTTTGGATTCCGTAAGGTGAAGCTTTCTGTGGGAGGCGAATACCGGGATTGGGAAAAAATTATGGAATTCAACAAGCCGGAGATGGATTATCTTAACGATAACAAGATCGTATTTCTAAAAGACTACATGAAAATAGGAAAAATGGCTGAACAAAGCGGAAACATTGATGCAGCCATTCTGGCCTATAAGAACACAGAAAGACAGAGCCCTGATTATTCCAGAGCTCATTGCAGGCTTGCGCAGCTTTATATGGATGAAAAGAAGGACTATGATCAATCTATCCGCGAATTTGAAAATGTGCTTTCGCTTCCGGAAAACCGGCAGATTATCTATAAGCAGTTTGCGGTGACCTATACCAACCTGGGGCATGCGTATTATGAGAAGGGCAATCAACTGGTTCAGAAAGACAGACGGGCTGCTGCCGGAAATTTTGCCAAGGCCATCGAAAAACTCAGGGTGGCAAAACAGAATATTCGGTTTTTCCCCAATCTCCAGTTTGACGAGGCGGTGCACGACACTTATTATTACAGGGCCATTTCATTTCATAAGCTTTATTTGATCACTAAAAAGAGCTCTCTTCTTCCCAAAGCCGATCGGGCATGGAAAGAATATTTTGATTTTTTCCCAAAAAATCTTGAAGGAAAAAGTGCCTTTATGAGAATTCGCAGCTCAGCAGAAAAACACCGAAGGCAGATAAAAGATTTGATTTAG
- a CDS encoding DPP IV N-terminal domain-containing protein, translating to MVLLIKTRILIVIILGGLLVATNGISADVPPVTPGADQKTENVSQAELKDEGQEPGRSTEVVEPKSVPAPESEPIPENSEQLIKETKSGEDKPRTDEQGVEPVNHQQAGETSASTEAEAEPEKDSQAETADETKPEEEKSQTAKQDAEPEKEASTEPQELKPLYVRELMDIQAGHNDSNPVWSPSGKKIAFERSIGDKREIIISGLNGIVLQKIYCKLADKKNEEMEFFFPGIAEDISYNSGISWSPAEGSLVFMSNGGSGNYDLYHLPQLGSESTIRLTEDDEKDSHPQWSPVADELIFVSGRGGKADVYLMKLGTKETIQITNGEKTYLYPQWSPDGKKITMIYGSNENHDIYLVADITKPAETLKALTTWSYDDLRPSWSPDGKKIAFYSNYNLQQDPKIWALLVIAADGSDPTEGEELYAKVVATNVIPDIESGPAWMPDSKRIIYVKNDRQSYNPIHIVNVEEKTEAILKTTTKMNHDVVCSSDGTIAFRAQVEQWDHIYIAILPN from the coding sequence TTGGTATTATTGATAAAAACCAGAATATTAATCGTTATCATTCTCGGGGGACTACTGGTTGCTACCAACGGTATATCTGCAGATGTCCCACCGGTCACACCTGGCGCAGACCAAAAAACAGAAAATGTTAGCCAGGCGGAATTAAAGGATGAAGGACAAGAACCTGGTCGGTCTACAGAAGTGGTTGAGCCAAAGTCTGTTCCCGCGCCTGAGTCCGAACCTATCCCTGAGAATTCGGAGCAACTCATTAAAGAGACCAAATCCGGGGAAGATAAACCCCGGACAGATGAACAGGGGGTGGAACCCGTAAACCATCAACAGGCAGGGGAAACCTCAGCTTCAACCGAAGCTGAGGCTGAACCTGAAAAAGACAGCCAGGCTGAGACGGCCGATGAGACAAAACCGGAGGAAGAAAAATCTCAAACAGCTAAACAGGATGCCGAGCCGGAAAAAGAAGCTTCCACAGAACCGCAAGAGCTAAAACCTCTGTATGTTCGTGAACTCATGGATATTCAAGCCGGGCATAATGATTCAAATCCGGTGTGGTCACCTTCAGGGAAAAAAATCGCATTTGAACGAAGTATAGGAGATAAAAGAGAAATTATCATTTCCGGGCTGAATGGGATTGTTTTGCAAAAAATTTACTGCAAGCTGGCTGACAAAAAAAATGAAGAAATGGAGTTTTTTTTCCCGGGCATTGCTGAAGACATCAGCTATAATTCAGGTATCAGCTGGTCGCCCGCCGAAGGGAGCTTGGTGTTTATGAGCAATGGCGGAAGCGGCAACTATGACCTGTACCATTTGCCCCAGCTTGGCAGCGAATCGACCATAAGGCTGACGGAAGATGATGAAAAAGACAGCCATCCGCAATGGTCTCCGGTAGCCGATGAGTTGATTTTTGTTTCCGGCCGTGGCGGAAAAGCGGATGTATACCTGATGAAACTTGGAACAAAGGAAACCATTCAAATAACGAACGGGGAGAAAACATATCTTTATCCCCAATGGTCGCCGGATGGCAAAAAAATAACCATGATCTACGGTTCCAATGAGAATCATGATATTTACCTGGTTGCGGATATAACAAAACCCGCCGAGACATTAAAGGCCCTTACCACATGGTCATATGATGATCTGAGACCGTCATGGTCGCCGGATGGTAAAAAAATTGCCTTTTATTCCAACTATAATTTGCAGCAAGACCCAAAGATATGGGCCCTTTTGGTGATAGCGGCAGATGGTTCCGACCCGACTGAGGGTGAAGAGCTTTATGCAAAGGTGGTTGCCACCAATGTAATCCCGGATATAGAAAGCGGCCCGGCCTGGATGCCGGACAGCAAGAGAATCATTTATGTAAAAAATGATCGGCAGTCATATAACCCGATACATATAGTTAATGTGGAAGAAAAAACCGAAGCGATTCTCAAGACGACCACCAAAATGAACCACGATGTGGTTTGTTCATCTGATGGGACCATTGCATTTCGGGCACAGGTTGAACAGTGGGATCATATTTATATTGCCATATTGCCGAACTAA
- a CDS encoding tetratricopeptide repeat protein produces the protein MKKAVLLCMMIVFFSGAWSFAGEPVKNGMKLYKKHLYEDAGKLLYSYLPSVKPGEESAAYLSLGMVYLSSARLYSELRHTSISVHLDYLTKIDAVSGKAKSRLVKLYLAQAYLEAEKPEKAAAILQKFIADKNIKPKDKAIGKVSLGVSYFLLGKPKKANAIWSSVKTKDPGVLSALAKAYCKSGLTKRNPLNICDEALKTAKKSTGTVSIQVIKNVLWVYAATGKVEKGLDLIKNANLKAFSYEEAMAKNKIIRFYDLSLLSSLSILYGKAGIKYLEKASADEKVKGPALYYLGTANAFFGDTDESLKVFEMFASTAKMPARYKNTAKVMMVENRNLKGDRAQAGRMLGDMAQATTDPYMLSDILFAFSRLQVECHKTAKKVSVMVENGEGKAFSRMSFALGKYYLQKKDYLKAAFYMEAGRDKSNKNKIEYNDPVMLVSLAEAYYRTKKFSEALEIYFEISKQFPAVRQIQIAMQGVYSMEQKSAGDAKIL, from the coding sequence ATGAAAAAAGCTGTGTTGCTTTGTATGATGATTGTATTTTTTTCAGGGGCTTGGTCTTTCGCAGGCGAACCGGTAAAAAATGGGATGAAGCTCTATAAAAAGCATCTGTATGAAGATGCGGGTAAACTGCTGTATTCATATCTGCCATCTGTCAAGCCTGGGGAGGAAAGCGCTGCCTATCTTAGCCTGGGCATGGTTTATCTTTCCAGTGCCAGATTATACAGCGAGCTCCGTCACACTTCAATATCCGTGCACCTTGACTACCTCACAAAAATTGATGCGGTTTCGGGCAAAGCGAAAAGTCGGCTGGTAAAATTATATTTAGCCCAGGCATATCTGGAGGCCGAAAAACCTGAAAAAGCGGCAGCTATCTTGCAAAAATTCATTGCAGACAAAAACATAAAACCAAAAGATAAAGCCATTGGAAAAGTCAGCCTCGGTGTTTCCTATTTTTTGCTGGGAAAACCGAAAAAAGCCAACGCAATTTGGTCTTCGGTAAAGACCAAAGACCCTGGAGTGCTGTCAGCGCTTGCCAAAGCATATTGCAAATCCGGACTCACCAAGAGAAATCCGCTGAATATATGTGATGAAGCACTCAAGACAGCGAAAAAATCAACTGGCACAGTATCCATTCAGGTGATTAAAAATGTTCTTTGGGTTTATGCCGCTACCGGAAAGGTGGAAAAGGGGCTTGATTTAATAAAGAATGCAAATTTGAAGGCATTTTCTTACGAAGAAGCCATGGCAAAAAACAAGATCATCCGTTTCTACGATCTGTCGTTGCTTAGCAGCCTTTCAATACTTTACGGAAAGGCCGGTATTAAATACCTGGAAAAAGCCTCTGCAGATGAGAAGGTCAAAGGCCCGGCTCTGTATTACCTTGGCACCGCAAATGCTTTCTTCGGGGACACTGATGAGTCCCTCAAAGTGTTTGAAATGTTTGCCTCAACAGCCAAAATGCCGGCCAGGTACAAAAATACTGCAAAGGTAATGATGGTTGAAAACCGAAACCTAAAGGGCGATCGAGCTCAGGCAGGGCGCATGCTTGGTGATATGGCGCAGGCCACAACCGACCCTTACATGCTTTCAGATATTCTGTTTGCATTCAGCCGGCTTCAGGTTGAATGCCATAAGACTGCTAAAAAAGTGTCCGTTATGGTTGAAAACGGAGAAGGAAAGGCATTTTCCAGAATGAGTTTCGCCCTTGGCAAATACTACCTGCAGAAAAAAGATTACCTAAAGGCCGCGTTCTATATGGAAGCAGGGAGAGATAAGAGCAATAAGAACAAGATCGAATATAATGATCCGGTTATGCTGGTCAGTCTCGCTGAGGCATATTACAGGACCAAGAAGTTTTCCGAAGCACTGGAAATTTATTTTGAAATAAGCAAGCAATTTCCGGCAGTGCGGCAGATACAGATTGCCATGCAGGGGGTATATTCCATGGAGCAAAAGAGTGCCGGAGATGCAAAGATTTTATAA